Proteins encoded by one window of Salirhabdus salicampi:
- the asnS gene encoding asparagine--tRNA ligase: protein MKTTINQVHKHLNEEVTIGAWLANKRSSGKIAFLQLRDGTGFIQGVVAKADVSEEVFDLAKKKLTQESSLYVTGTIVEDTRSPLGYEMQVNHIELIQEAVDYPITPKNHGTEFLMDHRHLWLRSKKQHAIMKVRNEVIRATYEFFNQEGFVKIDPPILTGASAEGTTELFHTKYFDEDAYLSQSGQLYMEAAAMAFGKVFSFGPTFRAEKSKTRRHLIEFWMIEPEMAFMDHEDSLQLQEQYVFFVVQSVLNNCKIELETLERDTSKLESITAPFPRITYDDAVQLLKDKGYDDIEWGDDFGAPHETAIAESFDKPVFIVNYPTELKAFYMKPDPERPEVVLCADLIAPEGYGEIIGGSQRIDDLELMEQRYEEHDLTGPAYEWYLELRKYGSVPHSGFGLGLERTIAWISGTEHVRETIPFPRLLNRLYP, encoded by the coding sequence GTGAAAACAACAATCAACCAAGTACATAAGCACTTAAACGAAGAAGTGACAATTGGAGCATGGCTTGCGAATAAACGCTCAAGTGGAAAGATTGCCTTTTTGCAATTACGTGATGGAACAGGATTTATCCAAGGAGTCGTTGCAAAGGCTGACGTCTCTGAAGAAGTATTTGATTTAGCAAAGAAAAAACTGACGCAAGAATCTTCGCTTTATGTCACTGGTACAATTGTAGAAGACACACGTTCACCACTAGGATATGAAATGCAAGTGAATCATATTGAGCTTATTCAAGAAGCGGTTGATTATCCAATTACACCGAAAAATCACGGAACAGAGTTTTTAATGGATCACCGCCACTTATGGTTACGTTCCAAGAAGCAACATGCTATTATGAAGGTTCGTAACGAAGTTATTCGCGCAACATATGAATTTTTCAATCAAGAAGGCTTTGTTAAAATTGATCCACCTATTTTAACAGGTGCCTCTGCGGAGGGTACAACGGAATTGTTCCATACGAAGTACTTCGACGAAGATGCTTACCTATCACAAAGTGGACAGCTTTATATGGAAGCAGCTGCTATGGCATTTGGAAAAGTATTTTCTTTCGGTCCCACATTCCGAGCGGAAAAATCCAAAACCCGTCGTCACTTAATCGAATTTTGGATGATAGAACCGGAGATGGCGTTTATGGATCACGAAGATAGCTTACAACTTCAGGAACAATACGTATTCTTTGTTGTACAATCGGTTTTAAACAATTGTAAAATTGAATTAGAAACACTTGAACGTGATACATCAAAATTAGAAAGTATTACAGCACCATTCCCAAGAATTACGTATGATGATGCTGTCCAATTATTGAAGGACAAAGGGTACGATGATATTGAATGGGGAGATGACTTTGGCGCTCCGCATGAAACAGCAATAGCAGAGAGCTTTGACAAACCTGTTTTTATCGTGAACTACCCAACAGAGCTAAAAGCATTTTACATGAAACCTGATCCTGAACGTCCCGAGGTTGTTTTGTGTGCAGACTTAATCGCTCCAGAAGGATATGGTGAAATCATTGGTGGTTCCCAGCGTATTGATGATTTAGAGCTAATGGAACAACGTTATGAGGAGCATGATTTAACAGGACCAGCTTATGAATGGTACTTAGAATTGCGAAAATATGGAAGTGTACCACATTCGGGCTTTGGGTTAGGCTTAGAACGTACAATTGCATGGATTTCTGGAACAGAGCATGTTCGGGAAACGATTCCTTTCCCAAGATTATTAAACCGACTATATCCATAA
- a CDS encoding YpoC family protein: protein MMFQNVQRYIDEWKDIRDQLADYFRNKQKNDIYDVMLQQIEQFKWALYYCNNCEGPTDSVITKKVIDEMDYVPVNVLERLTFIEENPKHYQSYIQLRALFDEFEKIYARAKVMKKDQSIMD, encoded by the coding sequence ATGATGTTTCAAAATGTTCAGCGTTATATTGATGAATGGAAAGACATTCGTGATCAACTTGCCGACTATTTCCGAAACAAACAAAAGAACGACATTTACGACGTCATGTTACAACAAATCGAACAATTTAAATGGGCATTGTATTATTGCAATAATTGCGAAGGCCCTACAGACAGCGTGATAACGAAAAAGGTTATCGACGAAATGGATTACGTACCAGTTAATGTGTTAGAACGATTAACTTTTATTGAGGAAAATCCTAAACATTATCAATCCTATATACAGTTACGTGCATTGTTTGATGAATTTGAAAAAATTTATGCTCGTGCAAAAGTTATGAAAAAGGATCAATCCATAATGGATTGA
- a CDS encoding DnaD domain-containing protein produces MNNNAFFYQTLLLDQMTIPKKLILSYKQLRLNEIDFMVLLHIYRLQVEGIKLPSVQTLGELMTKSEQEIAQTLRSLMKKGLISIEQHEEENVIHEWYSLDPLWKKLYEESDKSSTDLSQKDENIFILFEQEFGRALSPIEIETVNQWIDQDQFSNDMIKAALREAVLMGKLSFRYIDRILSEWKKKGIKTVDQARAASQSFRSGAKQQQVKDTEKKRDTSIYYNWLEGEE; encoded by the coding sequence TTGAATAATAACGCATTTTTTTATCAAACTCTTTTGTTAGACCAAATGACGATTCCGAAAAAGTTGATCTTATCATATAAACAATTAAGGTTAAATGAAATAGATTTTATGGTACTGTTGCATATTTACCGCTTACAAGTTGAAGGGATAAAACTACCTTCTGTACAAACGTTAGGGGAATTAATGACCAAATCTGAGCAAGAAATTGCTCAAACGTTACGGAGTTTAATGAAAAAAGGACTCATCTCCATCGAACAACATGAAGAGGAGAACGTGATCCATGAATGGTATTCTCTTGACCCACTATGGAAAAAGCTCTATGAAGAGAGTGATAAAAGTAGCACGGATTTGTCCCAAAAAGATGAAAATATCTTTATATTATTCGAACAAGAATTCGGACGGGCCCTTTCGCCAATCGAAATTGAGACAGTAAATCAGTGGATTGATCAAGATCAATTTTCAAACGATATGATAAAGGCAGCTTTACGAGAGGCGGTCTTAATGGGGAAACTGAGTTTTCGTTATATTGACCGAATTTTAAGTGAATGGAAGAAGAAAGGAATTAAGACAGTTGATCAAGCACGAGCTGCAAGTCAATCGTTCCGTTCAGGTGCCAAACAACAACAGGTGAAAGACACAGAAAAAAAGCGAGATACATCGATCTATTACAATTGGTTAGAAGGAGAAGAATAG
- a CDS encoding YpmA family protein has protein sequence MEPKIEVLSTTRVERSEDLYKIVDSLNRTLKDHRVMFGLALDDEDEETAIFTIYKTE, from the coding sequence ATGGAACCGAAAATCGAAGTATTATCTACTACCCGTGTTGAAAGGTCTGAAGACTTATACAAAATTGTGGATAGTTTAAATCGAACCTTAAAAGATCACAGAGTGATGTTTGGGTTAGCATTGGATGATGAAGATGAAGAGACAGCAATATTCACGATCTATAAAACAGAGTAG
- the nth gene encoding endonuclease III has product MLNKQQIRSVLDIIGEMFPEAECELRHENPFELLIAVVLSAQCTDALVNKVTVDLFQKYKRPEDYVAVPLEELQNDIRSIGLYRNKAKNIQKLCHQLIEKYDAGVPKEYEQLVALPGVGRKTANVVLSVAFGIPAIAVDTHVERVSKRLGICRWKDSVLEVEKTLMRKVPEDEWGDTHHRLIFFGRYHCKAQNPQCETCPLLELCREGQKRMKKKVKNQ; this is encoded by the coding sequence GTGTTAAATAAACAACAAATACGTTCTGTATTAGATATTATAGGGGAGATGTTTCCAGAGGCAGAATGTGAGCTCCGTCACGAAAATCCATTTGAACTACTAATAGCCGTCGTTTTATCAGCTCAATGTACAGACGCTCTTGTTAACAAAGTTACCGTAGATCTATTTCAAAAATATAAGCGTCCTGAAGATTATGTAGCAGTACCGCTAGAGGAATTACAAAATGATATACGCTCTATCGGCTTGTATCGTAATAAGGCAAAAAATATCCAAAAACTATGTCACCAACTCATCGAGAAGTATGATGCCGGTGTACCAAAAGAATATGAACAGCTAGTTGCCCTTCCTGGAGTAGGGCGAAAAACAGCAAATGTTGTATTGTCAGTTGCTTTCGGAATTCCAGCCATTGCTGTTGATACACATGTGGAGCGTGTATCAAAACGTCTAGGGATTTGCAGATGGAAAGATTCAGTCTTAGAAGTAGAAAAAACTTTGATGAGAAAGGTACCTGAAGATGAATGGGGAGATACTCATCATCGTCTCATCTTCTTTGGACGATACCATTGCAAAGCACAGAACCCACAATGTGAAACGTGTCCCTTACTTGAATTATGTCGGGAAGGGCAAAAACGCATGAAAAAGAAGGTAAAGAATCAATGA
- a CDS encoding cell wall elongation regulator TseB-like domain-containing protein, which produces MKRQQYSRSIKQSRKRLWFIAVVFLSLVAVGYVTLIYLTAVKGKQATFSHSEQRALDSTPLASVTNTDRFNGAQPFDIVVGETNEGELGYAFVPIDSEDEDIRYVPADSGLSNEDIIAIWSSQCRSCTLIDLQLGIDEDVLLWELIYYDENQRYTFDYYTFRNGNVYEQFKLKTK; this is translated from the coding sequence ATGAAGAGACAGCAATATTCACGATCTATAAAACAGAGTAGAAAAAGACTTTGGTTTATCGCTGTTGTCTTTTTAAGCCTCGTTGCTGTTGGGTACGTTACATTGATATACTTGACAGCTGTAAAAGGGAAGCAGGCTACATTTTCGCATTCTGAGCAGCGAGCTTTGGATTCGACTCCTCTGGCTTCTGTTACGAATACGGATCGTTTTAATGGTGCGCAACCATTTGATATTGTTGTTGGAGAAACGAATGAGGGAGAGCTCGGTTATGCCTTCGTCCCGATAGATAGCGAGGATGAAGATATCCGATACGTTCCAGCCGATAGTGGATTATCCAATGAGGATATTATCGCTATTTGGTCAAGCCAGTGCCGGAGTTGTACTTTGATCGATTTGCAATTAGGGATAGATGAGGACGTTTTATTGTGGGAACTCATTTATTATGATGAAAATCAACGGTATACGTTTGACTATTATACGTTTCGAAACGGAAATGTATATGAACAGTTTAAGCTGAAAACGAAATAG
- the recU gene encoding Holliday junction resolvase RecU, giving the protein MNYPNGHHKKRKIANSLHNGTSQYANRGMTLENDINETNNLYLETNKAIIHKKPTPVQIVKVDYPKRSAAVIKEAYFKQASTTDYNGLYKGKYIDFEAKETKSRTSIPLANIHEHQVQHMRSILEHGGICFLIIRYALQNETFLLPATSFLKVWEEQFQGGRKSISINFIRDNGYVIPFRYPARVDYLSIVDKLYF; this is encoded by the coding sequence ATGAATTATCCGAATGGGCATCATAAAAAAAGAAAAATTGCCAATTCCCTGCATAACGGAACATCACAATATGCAAATAGAGGAATGACCCTCGAAAACGACATTAATGAAACGAACAATTTATATTTAGAAACAAACAAAGCAATTATTCATAAAAAACCGACACCTGTACAAATTGTAAAAGTAGATTATCCAAAAAGAAGTGCAGCTGTTATTAAAGAAGCCTACTTTAAACAAGCTTCAACAACTGACTATAATGGTTTATATAAAGGAAAATACATTGATTTTGAAGCAAAGGAAACAAAAAGCCGTACCTCGATACCGTTAGCGAATATTCACGAACACCAAGTGCAACATATGCGTTCGATTTTAGAACATGGAGGTATTTGTTTCCTTATTATTAGATATGCACTTCAAAATGAAACGTTCCTTTTGCCTGCAACGTCGTTTTTAAAAGTATGGGAAGAACAATTTCAAGGCGGTCGAAAATCTATTTCTATTAATTTTATAAGAGATAACGGATATGTAATCCCATTCCGTTATCCTGCTAGAGTCGATTATTTATCCATTGTTGATAAGCTCTACTTCTAA
- a CDS encoding ComEC/Rec2 family competence protein, translated as MKKILLCVSIITIAIQILTPNLEAKELQLSKDEVQFTFFSLPDGESMLISTGRNKQILINTGSKHSKKHLVEQIEELGIEKIDYLILTNNQGDTCGNTDDVLDQFQVSVTISAGKLSSSCTEEHQNVVEHRSWEQNKFYELSPGLFFRVIKQKDHDSMSLYILFGKNSLLFLAEGDKEIEDMIQSMPIKTEILKIPEYAVKNFPSEQLLEKLDPHIAIIFNLREHILHEGLLERLQESWIDVYHLKKIGTIKILWNLTDYELKK; from the coding sequence ATGAAAAAAATATTACTATGTGTTTCCATTATTACCATTGCTATACAAATACTAACCCCCAATTTAGAAGCCAAAGAATTACAACTCTCGAAAGATGAAGTACAATTCACTTTTTTTTCGCTTCCAGATGGGGAGTCCATGTTAATTTCCACAGGGCGAAATAAGCAAATTTTAATTAACACGGGATCAAAACATAGCAAAAAGCATTTAGTGGAGCAGATCGAGGAATTAGGAATTGAAAAAATTGATTATTTAATACTAACGAATAATCAAGGGGATACTTGTGGAAATACAGATGATGTATTAGATCAGTTTCAAGTTTCTGTTACAATTTCGGCAGGCAAATTGAGCTCTTCTTGCACAGAGGAGCATCAAAATGTTGTAGAGCACCGTTCATGGGAGCAAAATAAGTTCTATGAATTGAGTCCTGGCTTGTTTTTTCGCGTTATAAAACAGAAGGATCATGATTCAATGTCCCTCTATATATTATTCGGGAAAAACTCGTTACTGTTCTTAGCAGAAGGAGATAAAGAAATTGAGGATATGATTCAAAGTATGCCAATTAAAACAGAAATTTTAAAAATTCCTGAATATGCAGTAAAGAATTTTCCAAGCGAGCAACTTTTGGAGAAGTTAGACCCCCATATTGCGATTATTTTTAATTTAAGAGAGCATATTTTACATGAAGGTCTATTGGAACGCCTGCAAGAATCTTGGATTGATGTTTATCACTTGAAAAAAATCGGTACAATAAAGATATTATGGAATTTAACGGATTATGAACTAAAAAAATAG
- a CDS encoding transglycosylase domain-containing protein: MADRSQSRVQRRKRKKVEKNKKLPNLNWKKVLLIFSIISALLFTGVTGLFLYYVQGAPSLKGANISDPLSAKIYDRNGEIIADLGAEKRTKIEYSDIPKILEDAVIATEDARFYDHIGIDFRRIGGAVLANITDGFGAQGASTITQQVVKNAFLNRKKTIERKVQEQWLAIKLEQKYSKHEILTMYLNKIYYGNSAYGVAKAAEIYFGKQDLDDLTLAEAALLAGLPQLPSAYDPFDYPERAEKRKDIVLDLMVHHEKITQEEADEAKEINVEDLLVEDYKTSVPYEDFIERVIYEVQERLGEEVNIYTDGLEIHTTIDPNAQQYVETLLSGEESPIEYPDDKLQTGVTVLNTQTGEILAIGGNRENNKGIGGNFNYAFNQSGRQPGSTMKPILDYGPAIEHLKYSTYQQIKDEKHEYTNGTPIRNWNDEYQGWNTARYHLKESLNIPALKTFQDVGAELAGQFMEGLGIPIPDKGLHESDSIGGGNVHVTPLEMAGAYAAFGNEGLYHKPYAVTKVVVGGETIDFKPEPTVAMSDYTAYMMTDMLKSVVTSGTGTAANVPGIPVAGKTGTTNYEDKTPDAWFTGYSTNFTISVWTGYDEYPSDIPYKGQQIPKAMFKHIMTHLSNGVETTDFVKPDSVVRVGVEKGSNPAKLPSDYTPENEIVYELFVKGHEPTEVSEQYDRVDPVYDVEVEYDDNKEVIDVKWKHDSQDDNISFDIQAGEKGQDSSVNATTDKKQATIRNVEQGRTYVISLIAFDKHNENRRSEAYTVEVEIPEKDENPLDDFFEDDEESEEEDQNGNHDSDDESTEEEPTNEDETDETDDSSDENDDSAENPIGDITSLR, from the coding sequence ATGGCTGATAGAAGCCAATCTCGTGTACAAAGAAGAAAACGAAAAAAAGTAGAGAAAAATAAAAAACTACCAAACTTAAATTGGAAAAAAGTTTTACTCATATTTAGTATCATTAGCGCCCTTCTCTTCACTGGGGTAACGGGCTTATTTTTGTATTATGTACAAGGAGCCCCTTCTTTAAAAGGAGCAAATATATCTGATCCATTATCAGCTAAAATTTACGATCGAAACGGTGAAATCATTGCAGACTTAGGAGCAGAAAAGAGAACAAAAATTGAGTATAGTGATATTCCAAAAATTCTCGAGGATGCTGTTATTGCAACAGAGGATGCACGATTTTACGATCATATCGGAATTGATTTTCGCCGCATCGGTGGAGCTGTTTTAGCAAATATTACAGACGGATTTGGTGCCCAAGGTGCTAGTACGATTACGCAACAAGTTGTGAAAAATGCCTTTTTAAATCGAAAAAAAACGATTGAACGTAAAGTACAAGAACAATGGTTAGCTATTAAACTGGAACAAAAATATTCAAAGCATGAAATTTTAACTATGTATCTAAATAAAATTTATTACGGAAATTCCGCTTACGGTGTTGCCAAAGCAGCGGAAATATATTTTGGAAAACAGGATTTAGACGATCTTACCTTGGCAGAAGCAGCGCTACTTGCTGGCTTACCTCAGTTACCAAGTGCATATGACCCTTTTGACTATCCTGAGAGGGCCGAAAAACGAAAAGATATCGTCCTAGACTTAATGGTTCATCATGAGAAGATTACGCAAGAAGAGGCAGACGAAGCGAAAGAAATAAACGTAGAAGATTTGTTAGTTGAAGATTATAAAACAAGCGTCCCGTATGAAGACTTTATAGAACGTGTCATATACGAAGTACAAGAACGGCTTGGTGAAGAAGTAAATATTTACACAGATGGATTAGAAATTCATACGACTATCGATCCAAATGCTCAACAATATGTAGAAACGTTGCTTAGTGGTGAAGAAAGTCCAATTGAATACCCTGATGATAAACTTCAAACCGGGGTAACGGTGTTAAATACACAAACAGGGGAAATATTAGCAATTGGTGGGAATAGAGAAAATAATAAAGGAATTGGTGGAAACTTTAACTACGCCTTTAATCAATCCGGAAGACAGCCTGGGTCAACAATGAAGCCGATTTTAGACTACGGTCCAGCGATTGAACATCTGAAGTATTCAACCTATCAACAAATTAAAGATGAAAAGCATGAGTACACAAACGGAACACCAATCCGAAATTGGAATGACGAGTATCAAGGCTGGAATACTGCCCGATATCACTTAAAAGAATCATTAAATATACCGGCACTTAAAACATTCCAAGATGTCGGAGCAGAGTTAGCTGGTCAATTCATGGAAGGTTTAGGTATTCCTATACCAGATAAAGGGCTACATGAATCTGATTCCATTGGTGGTGGTAACGTTCATGTGACACCTTTAGAAATGGCAGGAGCTTATGCTGCCTTTGGGAACGAAGGGTTATATCACAAACCGTATGCCGTTACGAAAGTTGTCGTCGGTGGCGAAACGATTGATTTTAAACCCGAACCGACAGTTGCAATGTCCGACTATACCGCATATATGATGACAGATATGTTAAAATCCGTTGTAACGTCTGGTACTGGAACAGCTGCAAATGTTCCTGGTATACCTGTAGCCGGAAAAACAGGAACTACTAACTATGAAGATAAAACGCCTGATGCCTGGTTTACTGGGTATTCAACGAACTTCACGATCTCAGTTTGGACTGGTTATGATGAATATCCGAGTGATATTCCTTATAAAGGACAACAAATTCCAAAGGCGATGTTTAAGCATATTATGACCCACCTTTCTAATGGTGTAGAAACAACAGATTTTGTAAAGCCGGACTCTGTCGTAAGAGTTGGAGTAGAAAAAGGTAGTAATCCAGCTAAATTACCTAGCGATTATACGCCTGAAAACGAAATTGTTTATGAATTATTTGTCAAAGGACATGAACCAACAGAAGTATCTGAACAATATGATCGAGTTGATCCTGTCTATGACGTTGAGGTCGAATACGATGATAACAAAGAGGTTATTGATGTAAAGTGGAAGCATGATAGCCAAGATGACAATATATCCTTCGACATTCAGGCTGGTGAAAAAGGCCAAGATAGCTCAGTAAATGCAACGACTGATAAAAAACAAGCAACAATCCGAAACGTTGAACAAGGAAGAACGTATGTTATAAGCTTAATTGCCTTTGATAAACATAACGAAAATAGGCGAAGTGAAGCGTACACAGTAGAAGTTGAAATTCCGGAAAAAGATGAAAATCCGTTAGACGACTTCTTTGAGGATGATGAAGAGAGCGAAGAAGAAGATCAAAATGGAAATCATGATTCAGATGATGAGTCAACCGAAGAGGAGCCTACGAATGAAGATGAAACAGATGAAACCGACGACTCTTCAGATGAAAACGATGATTCGGCAGAAAACCCTATAGGGGATATTACCTCCCTTCGATAA
- a CDS encoding pyridoxal phosphate-dependent aminotransferase → MDLANRVKSLTPSSTLAITAKAKELKQQGYDVVGLGAGEPDFNTPQHIIEAAKASMEAGKTKYTPSGGLPELKEAIIKKFNRDQNLTYQNENIIVTTGAKHALYTLFQVLLDEDDEVIVPAPYWVSYPEQIKLAGGKPVIVQATEDNSFKITPEQLQKAITKKTKAVIINSPSNPTGMLYTKEELKQLGEVCLHNNILIVSDEIYEKLVYENKQHVSIAQLSDELKEQTVIINGVSKSHSMTGWRIGYAAGNNLIIKAMTNLASHSTSNPTSVAQYAAIAAYTSPEDEVMRMKEAFESRLNELYKRLAEIPGVSCVKPQGAFYLFPNVKEAADNNGFQSVDDWVKALLEEEKVAVVPGSGFGSPQNIRLSYATSLEQLEEAVKRIKRFVENHM, encoded by the coding sequence ATGGATTTAGCAAACCGCGTAAAATCATTAACACCATCTAGTACGTTGGCGATTACAGCTAAAGCTAAAGAATTGAAACAACAAGGATATGATGTAGTTGGTCTTGGCGCAGGAGAGCCTGACTTCAACACACCACAACATATTATTGAAGCTGCTAAAGCTTCAATGGAAGCAGGGAAAACAAAGTACACTCCATCTGGTGGGTTGCCAGAGTTAAAAGAAGCAATTATAAAGAAATTTAATCGTGATCAAAACTTAACGTATCAAAATGAGAACATTATTGTTACGACTGGTGCCAAACATGCTCTTTATACGTTATTTCAAGTATTGTTAGACGAAGATGATGAGGTAATCGTTCCTGCACCATATTGGGTAAGCTATCCAGAACAAATTAAGCTTGCTGGTGGTAAGCCAGTCATAGTTCAGGCTACAGAAGACAATTCCTTTAAAATTACACCAGAACAATTACAAAAAGCTATAACAAAGAAAACGAAGGCAGTAATTATCAATTCACCTAGTAACCCAACAGGTATGTTATATACGAAAGAAGAGTTAAAGCAATTAGGAGAAGTCTGCCTACATAATAATATCCTAATCGTTTCAGACGAAATTTATGAAAAGTTAGTATACGAAAATAAGCAACATGTTTCCATTGCTCAACTTTCTGACGAGCTTAAAGAGCAGACAGTTATTATTAACGGTGTGTCCAAGTCACACTCGATGACAGGATGGCGTATCGGGTATGCAGCAGGTAACAACTTGATTATTAAGGCGATGACAAACTTGGCGTCACACTCTACATCGAATCCAACATCTGTAGCGCAATATGCAGCGATTGCAGCTTATACATCGCCTGAAGATGAAGTGATGAGAATGAAAGAAGCATTTGAAAGTCGCTTAAACGAATTATATAAACGTTTAGCCGAGATACCCGGTGTATCCTGTGTAAAACCACAAGGTGCCTTCTACTTGTTTCCAAACGTGAAAGAAGCCGCAGATAACAATGGATTTCAATCTGTTGATGACTGGGTAAAAGCATTGCTGGAAGAAGAAAAAGTGGCCGTTGTACCTGGCTCAGGATTTGGATCTCCTCAAAATATTCGATTATCATATGCAACATCATTAGAACAACTAGAAGAAGCAGTAAAACGCATAAAACGTTTTGTTGAAAATCATATGTAA